One window of the Allosaccharopolyspora coralli genome contains the following:
- a CDS encoding NAD(P)H-quinone dehydrogenase, with protein sequence MTRIVIMGGGPAGYEAALVAAQHGADVTLVEPEGLGGACVLYDCVPSKTFIASAGARSAFRDAKELGIRTKETDSDPDVAVVHGRVKGLALAQSADIRTRVRREGVRIVPGRARFTNESPGLAQHQIGIDLCAGGYEELTADVVVIGTGATPRVLPGAEPDGVRILNWRQLYDLPDLPEHLAVIGSGVTGVEFASAYTEMGVKVTMVSSRDRVLPHEDADAAKVLEDVFAERGTAVVQHARAERIERVDGGVVVHLADGRTVEASHALMTVGSVPNTEDIGLDRVGIETDRSGYIPVDRVSRTSVPGVYASGDCTGLLLLASVAAMQGRIAMWHALGQGVAPIKLKTVAANIFTHPEIATVGISQQAIDSGEVPARTVTLPLAGNPRAKMEGLRRGFLKVFCRPATGVVVGGVVVAPNASELILPIALAVQNQITVDNLANTFSVYPSLSGSLTEAGRQLMGHDDLD encoded by the coding sequence GTGACCCGCATCGTGATCATGGGAGGCGGGCCGGCAGGGTACGAGGCGGCCCTGGTCGCAGCGCAGCACGGCGCGGACGTGACGCTCGTCGAACCGGAAGGGCTCGGCGGCGCCTGCGTGCTCTACGACTGCGTGCCGTCGAAGACGTTCATCGCCTCGGCCGGAGCCCGATCGGCTTTCCGGGACGCCAAGGAACTCGGCATCCGCACCAAGGAGACCGACTCCGATCCGGACGTCGCCGTCGTCCACGGCAGGGTCAAGGGACTCGCCCTCGCGCAGTCGGCCGACATCCGCACGCGGGTTCGCCGCGAAGGGGTCCGCATCGTCCCCGGCCGCGCCCGGTTCACCAACGAGTCTCCCGGTCTCGCCCAGCATCAGATCGGCATCGACCTCTGCGCCGGCGGCTACGAGGAGCTCACCGCCGACGTGGTCGTGATCGGCACCGGTGCCACGCCCCGTGTTCTGCCGGGAGCCGAACCCGACGGGGTGCGGATTCTCAACTGGCGGCAGCTCTACGACCTGCCCGACCTGCCGGAACACCTCGCGGTGATCGGCTCCGGGGTCACCGGCGTCGAGTTCGCGTCGGCCTACACCGAGATGGGCGTCAAGGTGACCATGGTCTCCAGTCGCGATCGGGTGCTGCCGCACGAGGACGCCGACGCGGCCAAGGTCCTCGAAGACGTGTTCGCCGAGCGCGGCACCGCGGTCGTCCAGCACGCTCGTGCCGAGCGCATCGAACGCGTCGACGGCGGCGTGGTCGTGCACCTCGCCGACGGCCGCACCGTCGAGGCCAGCCACGCGCTGATGACCGTCGGCTCGGTGCCGAACACCGAGGACATCGGGCTCGACCGAGTGGGGATCGAGACCGATCGCAGCGGCTACATCCCGGTCGACCGTGTCTCCCGCACCTCCGTTCCCGGCGTGTACGCGTCCGGGGACTGCACGGGCCTGTTGTTGCTGGCGTCCGTCGCGGCAATGCAGGGGCGCATCGCGATGTGGCACGCACTCGGTCAGGGCGTCGCACCGATCAAGCTCAAGACGGTCGCGGCGAACATCTTCACCCATCCCGAGATCGCCACCGTCGGCATCAGCCAGCAGGCCATCGACTCCGGCGAAGTCCCGGCGCGCACGGTCACGCTGCCGCTGGCGGGCAACCCGCGTGCCAAGATGGAAGGCCTGCGGCGCGGCTTCCTCAAGGTCTTCTGCCGTCCCGCGACCGGCGTAGTCGTGGGTGGTGTCGTCGTCGCGCCGAACGCCAGTGAACTGATCCTGCCGATCGCCCTGGCGGTGCAGAATCAGATCACGGTCGACAACCTCGCCAACACCTTCTCGGTGTATCCGTCCCTGTCCGGTTCGCTCACCGAGGCGGGACGGCAGCTCATGGGCCACGACGACCTGGACTGA
- a CDS encoding macrolide family glycosyltransferase encodes MNTQNAYRTKNPAHIAFMNIPGHGHVNPGLGLVSALVERGHRVTYAVPKAFAPQVVEAGAEHVGYTSLLPTGEKGDEWTDDMVEASNMFLDEAIQVVPQLDAAYEGDRPDLVVHDIGAQHAPVLAEKWGVPSLSMSPTHLPFEGFEDVFGIDEQAPGMAEFRARFRAFLDSYGSALTYESMITPSRSLATIPRSFQYYADRVQGDVTFVGPMLTERAFQGDWQPPQDRPVLLVSLGSAYTNKPEFFRDCVRAFADSGWHVVLVVGKHVEPEEIGPLPSTVEVHRWVPQLRILTHADAFITHSGMGGTMEAMYCGVPQIGVGWVSEQFANAARVEELGLGKHVPLPEATPEALRSALEYVSSDVDVQRRVAAMREEILASGGIRTAVDVLESELAS; translated from the coding sequence TTGAACACGCAGAACGCCTACCGCACCAAGAATCCCGCGCACATCGCCTTCATGAACATCCCCGGCCACGGTCACGTCAATCCCGGGCTGGGGCTGGTGTCCGCACTCGTCGAGCGGGGACATCGGGTCACCTACGCCGTCCCGAAGGCGTTCGCCCCGCAGGTCGTGGAGGCCGGTGCCGAACACGTCGGCTACACCAGTCTGCTCCCGACCGGAGAAAAGGGTGACGAGTGGACCGATGACATGGTCGAGGCGTCGAACATGTTCCTCGACGAGGCGATCCAGGTGGTGCCGCAGCTCGACGCCGCGTACGAGGGCGACCGCCCCGACCTGGTCGTCCACGACATCGGCGCACAGCACGCGCCGGTGCTCGCCGAGAAGTGGGGCGTGCCCAGTCTCTCGATGTCGCCGACACACCTCCCGTTCGAGGGGTTCGAGGACGTGTTCGGCATCGATGAGCAGGCGCCGGGGATGGCCGAGTTCCGGGCCCGTTTCCGGGCGTTCCTGGACTCCTACGGTTCGGCGCTGACCTATGAGTCGATGATCACTCCGAGCCGATCGTTGGCGACCATCCCGCGCAGCTTCCAGTACTACGCCGACCGAGTACAGGGCGACGTCACGTTCGTCGGGCCGATGCTCACCGAACGTGCGTTCCAGGGTGATTGGCAGCCGCCGCAGGACCGGCCCGTTCTGCTCGTCTCGCTGGGCTCGGCCTACACGAACAAACCGGAGTTCTTCCGGGACTGCGTGCGTGCGTTCGCCGACTCCGGGTGGCACGTGGTCCTCGTGGTCGGCAAGCACGTGGAGCCGGAGGAGATCGGACCGCTTCCATCCACGGTGGAAGTACATCGGTGGGTGCCGCAGCTGCGGATCCTCACACACGCCGACGCGTTCATCACGCATTCCGGCATGGGCGGCACGATGGAGGCGATGTACTGCGGTGTGCCGCAGATCGGTGTCGGTTGGGTCTCCGAGCAGTTCGCCAACGCCGCGCGCGTCGAGGAGCTCGGCCTCGGCAAGCACGTTCCGTTGCCGGAGGCGACACCGGAAGCATTGCGATCGGCGTTGGAGTACGTCTCGTCCGATGTGGACGTTCAGCGCAGGGTCGCGGCCATGCGGGAGGAGATCCTCGCTTCCGGTGGGATCCGCACGGCTGTCGACGTGCTGGAGTCCGAGTTGGCATCGTGA
- a CDS encoding GNAT family N-acetyltransferase, which yields MDTPREKLHHDGVDLRRWEHSDVDEALRVVTESHDHLTPWMAWANGYGHDKAVEFLSRSDECWREGRAFSYAILSGQGAIIGACELMARIGAGGLEIGYWLHPRHTGHGVMTRAVAALIDEAWRIGADHVEIVHDEANIASGAIPRRLGFTEVDRRSPPQQPVTSAEVGVDVVWRLTR from the coding sequence ATGGACACGCCGCGCGAGAAGTTGCACCACGACGGAGTCGACCTTCGACGGTGGGAACACAGCGACGTCGACGAGGCCCTCCGAGTCGTCACCGAGTCGCACGATCACCTCACCCCGTGGATGGCGTGGGCCAACGGTTACGGGCACGACAAGGCGGTGGAGTTCCTGTCGAGAAGCGACGAATGCTGGCGCGAGGGGCGGGCTTTCAGCTACGCCATTCTGTCCGGTCAGGGTGCGATCATCGGAGCGTGTGAGCTCATGGCACGTATCGGCGCGGGCGGGCTCGAGATCGGCTACTGGCTGCACCCTCGACACACCGGGCACGGTGTGATGACTCGCGCGGTGGCTGCGTTGATCGACGAAGCGTGGCGCATCGGTGCCGACCACGTCGAGATCGTTCACGACGAGGCGAACATCGCCAGTGGCGCGATTCCCCGTCGGCTCGGCTTCACCGAGGTCGATCGCCGCAGCCCGCCGCAGCAGCCGGTGACCTCCGCCGAAGTCGGCGTGGACGTCGTCTGGCGGCTCACTCGTTGA
- a CDS encoding gamma-glutamylcyclotransferase family protein → MPLYAAYGSNMDPAQMSDRAPHSPMAGTGWLLNWRLTFGGEDYGWEGALATIVEHDGSQVFTVLYDVSPEDERQLDRWEGSELGMHKKLRLRVQTLDGPVLAWMYVLDAYEGGLPSARYLGVVADAAEAAGAPADYVEKLRTRPCGNIGP, encoded by the coding sequence GTGCCGCTGTACGCCGCCTACGGATCCAACATGGATCCTGCCCAGATGTCGGACCGCGCCCCGCATTCCCCGATGGCCGGAACGGGGTGGTTGCTGAACTGGCGGCTGACCTTCGGCGGCGAGGACTACGGCTGGGAAGGCGCACTCGCCACGATCGTCGAGCACGACGGCTCGCAGGTGTTCACCGTGCTCTACGACGTCAGCCCGGAGGACGAGCGGCAGCTCGACCGCTGGGAGGGCTCGGAACTGGGGATGCACAAGAAGCTGCGACTGCGGGTGCAGACCCTGGACGGGCCGGTGCTGGCGTGGATGTACGTGCTGGACGCCTACGAGGGCGGGCTGCCGTCCGCGCGCTACCTGGGTGTCGTGGCCGACGCGGCGGAGGCCGCCGGTGCTCCCGCCGACTACGTCGAGAAGCTGCGGACCCGCCCTTGCGGGAACATCGGCCCCTGA
- a CDS encoding thiol-disulfide oxidoreductase DCC family protein encodes MNTTPVLIYDGDCGFCTRSVRLVERIPVRVRVTPWQTADLAALGTTCARAEREVVWVGTDGRVSGGAAAVADLLRSARFPVSLVGRVLALPVVRSFAALVYRIVAANRSRLPGTTPACQLPPDQRPGA; translated from the coding sequence ATGAACACGACGCCCGTGCTGATCTACGACGGTGACTGTGGGTTCTGCACTCGCAGCGTCCGGCTGGTCGAGCGGATACCGGTCCGGGTTCGGGTGACGCCGTGGCAGACCGCCGATCTCGCGGCGCTCGGCACGACCTGCGCCCGCGCGGAACGGGAGGTCGTCTGGGTGGGCACGGACGGCCGCGTCTCCGGGGGTGCGGCAGCGGTCGCCGATCTGTTGCGCAGTGCGCGTTTCCCCGTCTCCCTCGTGGGGCGGGTGCTCGCACTGCCGGTGGTGCGTTCCTTCGCCGCGCTCGTCTACCGCATCGTCGCCGCGAACCGCTCGCGGCTCCCCGGAACGACGCCCGCGTGCCAGCTACCCCCCGACCAGCGCCCGGGCGCGTGA